One genomic region from Lates calcarifer isolate ASB-BC8 linkage group LG10, TLL_Latcal_v3, whole genome shotgun sequence encodes:
- the LOC108875202 gene encoding proteoglycan 4 codes for MRLTVLCVCGTLLALSSLSWTTADSDEGDLLEDTGFGPCAATLRLEQPCRQGQDENMCPYLFSLPPLTVHLPKQLRELEKIMKDLQKLKDNVDQLREMCADCTVSQTERECGRQREHVKLNEGTDRQEDERNWVNERNPGGLKDHRQECGTDGIKVEEDREGDSDTESEKRTILVERGGKKWEAERVSDKGVVKENEKAETLKEMAEKDGKTQTEGAKGKDKLGQAKVPTAGGNEKIVYMAREKVVEKNNRETVTERNKDRKGDSKGDRELERDSGKERKTDADIKKKEKTEESDHHVWRDETKETDKKTQTEEDRGSDEIKMSEGRDEHTNKVRKQQREERKKEIEKGIKVERNNEKPKQTESIGRAEKEKTIKQGEREEEEEDRGTEKEIKTEGEKRVQSVQRDSDGELASNKAIQRTDFVSISPTPQSTISLAPRHDSMDSNEATTITSSLPSPPLSTSHVITDVNQGMTTADYEVPTQSTDIEVAAVSERPRPDAEAGFRATSRPTTTATISTLGGSRPQITDGATRFTSTTGPRPGAGFQGRVSSTSTTPSPSQNLYTTTFPGVKDNSHWTAKKNISSNTKTGTKPPPGRGPKPGEKHKPGIKPEANQKLKNPKNDRKPDRAPLSDKKTKHNQKQKPSQQKPTADQKPKPGKVPQQVQTPKPDQRAPPDHLTTDENLKNNPKHDRGRTTDQSKVSFQKPTSHQGPVTDKDPLPDQEPESVEITAINQNSKPEEKPHHPLKTQKPGPKQKPEKKLKSEGKKPDQRSEPNQHYTPVQGPESERSETARLTPKPNQTSETDFIGNADENPSPEPNSDQDSTPGQKLPLDRINKPPDQKPKPKEDIPNSGHIPKLYQNPDPSTDRKTKPNVKPKPGQVPQTNQGLRTPRPGQMPKLNPKSMPDEIPKAESNRTSKPRPPPRHRPPTGPTLKPGATSVQSPKTKTDLDPPHISGTTSDGIQNSQTDMPPTSGPIKQTAEVTHPPGDTEFSPSTKKTITLGPKTSKSLETGPLPFLYTLPEGFTISPSSRITSDLRPQTAGQPSSIPMTTKPNNIIRGILPSVIPSSSPGSTKLNLDSNTDSSLQAKVLHNVEETAPGQTPDSDKMMIPVPSPSIQTTTLSPDFRSTTPATSGPEPLAAESSTPSARELRVKINQVAAFLNNSLNPNGRSLDRRPKENPEDNQRGGRPDSKPLMRIPSKVTVVKRDCSDHLLRGETTSRVYLVTPDIRSKSFSVYCDMELGGGGWTVLQRRQDGSVSFNRTWAEYRSGFGELDGGEFWLGNNMIHLLTRDRDMVLRVELEDFDGVMEYAEYEQFKVASERQRYRLTVGGYSGTAGDALRFSKSYDHNNKPFTTPDRDNDRYPSGNCGAYYSSGWWFDACMAANLNGRYYVGKYTGVRDGIFWGTWHNISTEYYPTNDRRSFKAVRMMIRPKGFAP; via the exons ATGAGGTTAACAGTGCTGTGCGTATGCGGGACCCTGCTGGCCCTCTCCAGCCTCTCTTGGACCACAGCAGACTCTGATGAAGGAGACCTCCTGGAGGACACGGGATTTGGGCCCTGCGCTGCAACTCTGCGACTTGAGCAGCCGTGCAGACAGGGGCAGGATGAGAACATGTGCCCCTACCTTTTCAGCCTGCCACCGCTGACTGTTCATTTGCCAAAGCAGCTCAGGGAGCTGGAGAAGATCATGAAGGATCTGCAGAAGCTGAAGGACAATGTGGATCAACTGAGGGAGATGTGTGCAGATTGTACAGTAAGCcaaactgagagagagtgtggaAGGCAAAGAGAGCATGTGAAGCTGAATGAAGGCACAGATAGACAAGAGGATGAGAGGAACTGGGTGAATGAGAGAAACCCTGGGGGACTAAAAGATCATAGACAGGAGTGTGGAACAGACGGAATTAAAGTGGAAGAGGATAGGGAAGGGGATAGTGACACTGAGTCCGAAAAAAGAACAATTTTGgtagagagagggggaaagaaatgggaagcagagagagtgagtgataAAGGGGTCgtaaaagaaaatgagaaagcaGAAACCTTAAAagaaatggcagaaaaagatggaaaaaccCAGACAGAGGGGGCAAAAGGAAAGGACAAATTGGGACAGGCAAAGGTGCCAACTGCTGGTGGAAATGAGAAAATAGTATATATGGCAAGAGAGAAGgttgttgaaaaaaataacagagagacagtgacagaaagaaataaagacagaaagggGGATTCAAAGGGGGATCGAGAGTTGGAAAGAGACagtggaaaagagagaaagacagatgctGATAtcaaaaaaaaggagaaaacagaagaaagtgACCATCACGTGTGGCGGGatgaaacaaaggaaacagacaaaaagaccCAAACTGAAGAAGACAGGGGCAGTGATGAAATAAAGATGTCTGAGGGCCGTGATGAGCATACAAATAAGgtgagaaaacagcagagggaggagaggaaaaaggaaatagaaaaGGGAATAAAAGTGGAGCGAAATAATGAGAAACCAAAACAGACTGAAAGCATCGGGcgagcagaaaaagagaaaactataaaacagggggagagggaggaggaggaggaggacagagggacGGAAAAGGAGAtcaaaacagaaggagagaaaagggtCCAGAGtgtacagagagacagtgatggagaaTTAGCATCCAACAAAGCAATTCAGAGGACAGACTTTGTTTCAATCAGCCCGACTCCTCAGTCTACCATTAGTTTAGCTCCAAGACATGACTCCATGGACTCAAATGAAGCTACAACCATTACGTCAAGTCTTCCATCTCCTCCTTTGTCCACTTCACATGTGATCACAGATGTCAATCAGGGGATGACGACTGCTGATTATGAAGTACCAACCCAAAGCACAGACATTGAAGTAGCTGCTGTTTCTGAGCGGCCACGCCCTGATGCAGAGGCAGGCTTTAGGGCCACAAGTagaccaacaacaacagccacaaTAAGCACACTGGGAGGCTCCAGACCACAGATAACTGATGGTGCCACCAGGTTCACCTCCACAACTGGTCCGAGACCTGGGGCAGGCTTCCAGGGTCGAGTTAGCTCAACTTCAACCACCCCATCTCCCAGTCAGAATTTATACACAACTACATTCCCAGGAGTCAAAGACAACAGCCATTGGACAGCTAAAAAGAACATCAGCTCAAATACCAAGACAGGAACGAAACCTCCACCAGGCCGAGGACCAAAGCCCGGTGAAAAACATAAACCTGGAATTAAACCCGAAGCAAACCAAAAGCTAAAAAATCCCAAGAATGACCGTAAACCTGACCGAGCTCCTTtgtctgacaaaaaaacaaaacacaaccaaaaaCAGAAACCTTCTCAACAAAAACCCACAGCTGACCAGAAACCTAAACCTGGCAAAGTCCCTCAACAAGTCCAAACTCCAAAACCTGACCAGAGAGCTCCACCTGACCATCTAACTACtgatgaaaatctgaaaaacaatcCTAAACATGACAGAGGCCGCACAACTGATCAAAGCAAAGTATCTTTTCAAAAGCCAACATCTCATCAAGGACCTGTAACTGACAAAGATCCTCTGCCTGATCAAGAGCCTGAATCTGTTGAGATCACAGCTATTAATCAAAACTCAAAACCAGAGGAAAAGCCACACCATCCTCTTAAAACCCAGAAGCCTGGCCCGAAGCAAAAACCtgagaaaaagctgaaaagtgaaggaaaaaaacctGATCAAAGATCTGAACCAAACCAACATTACACACCTGTTCAAGGGCCTGAATCTGAAAGAAGTGAAACAGCTAGACTCACACCAAAACCTAACCAAACGTCTGAAACAGATTTCATAGGAAATGCTGATGAAAATCCTTCTCCTGAGCCAAACTCTGACCAAGACTCAACACCTGGACAAAAGCTTCCACTTGATCGTATTAATAAACCCCCTGATCAGAAGCCTAAACCCAAGGAGGACATCCCAAATTCTGGCCACATACCTAAACTTTACCAAAATCCAGATCCTTCAACAGACCGAAAGACTAAACCAAATGTTAAGCCTAAACCTGGCCAAGTACCACAGACAAATCAGGGTCTTAGAACACCTCGGCCAGGCCAGATGCCTAAGCTTAACCCAAAATCTATGCCTGATGAAATCCCTAAAGCAGAATCCAACAGAACCTCCAAACCAAGGCCTCCCCCCAGACACAGACCACCAACCGGACCTACACTCAAGCCAGGAGCAACATCTGTTCAAAGCCCAAAGACCAAAACAGATTTAGATCCTCCTCATATCAGCGGGACAACTTCAGATGGCATCCAAAATTCTCAAACTGACATGCCACCTACATCTGGCCCCATAAAACAGACTGCTGAAGTGACTCATCCCCCGGGGGACACAGAGTTCAGCCCCAGCACAAAGAAAACTATCACTCTGGGTCCAAAGACCTCTAAAAGCCTGGAGACTGGACCCCTCCCTTTCCTTTACACCCTCCCCGAAGGCTTCACAATAAGCCCAAGCAGCAGGATTACGTCTGATCTGAGGCCACAAACAGCCGGTCAACCATCATCGATCCCAAtgacaacaaaaccaaacaatatTATCCGCGGGATCCTCCCGAGTGTTATCCCTAGCTCCAGTCCAGGATCCACAAAGCTAAATCTAGATTCAAATACTGACTCCAGCTTACAAGCTAAGGTACTTCACAATGTGGAGGAAACAGCACCTGGACAAACTCCAGATTCAGACAAAATGATGATTCCAGTCCCTTCTCCCAGCATCCAAACTACCACACTCAGCCCTGACTTCAGGTCGACAACCCCGGCCACCTCTGGCCCTGAGCCCCTGGCTGCCGAGTCTTCCACTCCCAGTGCACGTGAGCTGCGTGTGAAAATCAACCAGGTGGCTGCTTTCCTTAATAACAGCCTCAATCCAAATGGAAGATCACTGGACAGACGTCCAAAAGAGAACCCAGAGGACAACCAGAGAGGCGGCAGGCCTGACAGCAAACCACTGATGCGGATACCATCTAAAG TCACCGTGGTGAAGAGAGACTGCTCAGACCACCTACTCCGAGGAGAAACAACGAGCAGGGTGTACCTGGTGACCCCTGACATCCGCAGCAAAAGCTTCTCGGTCTACTGTGACATGGAGctgggtggtggggggtggacCGTGCTGCAGCGCAGACAGGACGGCAGCGTGAGCTTCAACCGCACATGGGCTGAGTACAGATCAGGCTTCGGGGAGCTGGACGGGGGGGAGTTTTGGCTGGGTAATAATATGATCCACCTGCTGACCCGGGACCGAGACATGGTGCTGCGGGTAGAGCTGGAGGACTTTGACGGAGTGATGGAGTACGCGGAGTACGAGCAGTTCAAGGTGGCGAGTGAGCGTCAGCGCTACAGGCTGACGGTCGGAGGTTACTCTGGTACCGCGGGTGATGCTCTTCGCTTCAGCAAAAGCTACGATCACAACAACAAGCCGTTCACCACCCCGGACAGGGACAATGACCGCTATCCATCCGGGAACTGCGGGGCCTACTACAGCTCCGGGTGGTGGTTTGACGCCTGCATGGCTGCAAACCTCAACGGGAGGTACTACGTGGGGAAGTATACGGGAGTCCGGGATGGGATTTTCTGGGGGACGTGGCATAACATATCTACAGAGTATTACCCCACCAATGACAGACGGTCCTTCAAAGCTGTCAGGATGATGATCAGACCAAAAGGCTTTGCACCATGA
- the fam185a gene encoding protein FAM185A isoform X1 — protein MFLGSAGQRGCVGLLRCWSLTVSPGTLVTSRCPLHTSRSFSISTPARSPTHEEVKQPLRQWALEVSPFSTVRARLACSISICPLDPHAFPEADRAFIAVHGADTEQEETVSLDHLHVRYDDQSKELLISAEKVNSSVSIDLAAPIKSNLFITTQGKGNVNVKKMECDICKVQTERGNCLLHSVKGHQVEVQSSGGHITGVGTIHGNVDISACGDSAVDVKKLQGTKMNVSTEHGLLKVKAIYAESSCIFSCSGRVELGHVHGNATVKNESGDTVVDGSNSFLKVSSHSGDIDVYVGEGGSAELHSQEGAVCVRVPSTLRTGAELCGTSVEISPEVALHGVENNTAQGQTTVTGYMNGASPEDLWVKARADRGSVTLKTQSWFESLKLGS, from the exons ATGTTTCTGGGTTCAGCAGGTCAGCGGGGGTGTGTCGGACTTCTCCGCTGCTGGTCCCTCACAGTCAGCCCCGGGACTCTCGTAACCTCCCGGTGTCCTCTCCACACTTCACGGTCTTTCTCTATCTCGACCCCCGCCAGGTCTCCGACCCATGAGGAGGTAAAGCAGCCTCTGAGGCAGTGGGCTCTGGAGGTGAGCCCCTTCAGCACGGTGCGGGCACGGCTGGCCTGCAGCATCTCCATCTGCCCGCTGGACCCGCACGCCTTCCCGGAGGCTGACCGAGCCTTCATCGCGGTGCACGGAGCAGACACCGAGCAGGAGGAGACGGTCAGTCTGGATCACCTACACGTCCGCTACGATGATCAGAGCAAAGAGCTGCTCATCTCTGCTGAAAAGGTGAACAGCAGCGTGTCGATTGACCTGGCGGCACCTATCAAAAGCA ATCTCTTCATTACCACTCAAGGAAAAGGCAACGTGAACGTGAAGAAAATGGAGTGTGACATCTGCAAGGtgcaaacagagagaggcaaCTGTTTGCTGCACTCTGTCAAG GGTCATCAGGTCGAGGTGCAGTCCAGTGGCGGACACATCACGGGTGTGGGCACCATCCACGGTAATGTGGACATCAGCGCATGTGGAGACAGT gcagTGGATGTCAAGAAGCTCCAGGGCACCAAGATGAATGTTTCAACAGAGCACGGCCTTCTGAAGGTCAAAGCCATCTACGCTGAGTCCAGCTGCATCTTCTCCTGCTCTGGGAGAGTAGAACTGGGACATGTACATG GTAATGCCACTGTGAAGAATGAGTCTGGAGATACAGTTGTAG ATGGTTCAAATAGTTTTCTGAAGGTTTCCTCTCACAGCGGAGACATTGATGTCTATGTGGGAGAGGGTGGCAGTGCTGAGCTTCACAGTCAGGaag GAGCGGTGTGTGTGCGCGTCCCATCCACTCTAAGAACAGGGGCGGAGCTCTGTGGAACGTCAGTGGAAATCAGCCCAGAGGTTGCTCTGCATGGagtagaaaacaacacagctcAAGGCCAAACCACAGTCACTG GTTATATGAATGGAGCGTCTCCAGAGGACCTGTGGGTTAAAGCTCGGGCGGACAGAGGCTCTGTCACACTGAAGACACAAAGCTGGTTCGAGTCGCTGAAGCTGGGGAGCTGA
- the fam185a gene encoding protein FAM185A isoform X2, which translates to MFLGSAGQRGCVGLLRCWSLTVSPGTLVTSRCPLHTSRSFSISTPARSPTHEEVKQPLRQWALEVSPFSTVRARLACSISICPLDPHAFPEADRAFIAVHGADTEQEETVSLDHLHVRYDDQSKELLISAEKVNSSVSIDLAAPIKSNLFITTQGKGNVNVKKMECDICKVQTERGNCLLHSVKGHQVEVQSSGGHITGVGTIHGNVDISACGDSAVDVKKLQGTKMNVSTEHGLLKVKAIYAESSCIFSCSGRVELGHVHGNATVKNESGDTVVAYPSFFCRRSGVCARPIHSKNRGGALWNVSGNQPRGCSAWSRKQHSSRPNHSHWLYEWSVSRGPVG; encoded by the exons ATGTTTCTGGGTTCAGCAGGTCAGCGGGGGTGTGTCGGACTTCTCCGCTGCTGGTCCCTCACAGTCAGCCCCGGGACTCTCGTAACCTCCCGGTGTCCTCTCCACACTTCACGGTCTTTCTCTATCTCGACCCCCGCCAGGTCTCCGACCCATGAGGAGGTAAAGCAGCCTCTGAGGCAGTGGGCTCTGGAGGTGAGCCCCTTCAGCACGGTGCGGGCACGGCTGGCCTGCAGCATCTCCATCTGCCCGCTGGACCCGCACGCCTTCCCGGAGGCTGACCGAGCCTTCATCGCGGTGCACGGAGCAGACACCGAGCAGGAGGAGACGGTCAGTCTGGATCACCTACACGTCCGCTACGATGATCAGAGCAAAGAGCTGCTCATCTCTGCTGAAAAGGTGAACAGCAGCGTGTCGATTGACCTGGCGGCACCTATCAAAAGCA ATCTCTTCATTACCACTCAAGGAAAAGGCAACGTGAACGTGAAGAAAATGGAGTGTGACATCTGCAAGGtgcaaacagagagaggcaaCTGTTTGCTGCACTCTGTCAAG GGTCATCAGGTCGAGGTGCAGTCCAGTGGCGGACACATCACGGGTGTGGGCACCATCCACGGTAATGTGGACATCAGCGCATGTGGAGACAGT gcagTGGATGTCAAGAAGCTCCAGGGCACCAAGATGAATGTTTCAACAGAGCACGGCCTTCTGAAGGTCAAAGCCATCTACGCTGAGTCCAGCTGCATCTTCTCCTGCTCTGGGAGAGTAGAACTGGGACATGTACATG GTAATGCCACTGTGAAGAATGAGTCTGGAGATACAGTTGTAG CTTATCCCTCATTCTTCTGTCGTAGGAGCGGTGTGTGTGCGCGTCCCATCCACTCTAAGAACAGGGGCGGAGCTCTGTGGAACGTCAGTGGAAATCAGCCCAGAGGTTGCTCTGCATGGagtagaaaacaacacagctcAAGGCCAAACCACAGTCACTG GTTATATGAATGGAGCGTCTCCAGAGGACCTGTGGGTTAA
- the fbxl13 gene encoding LOW QUALITY PROTEIN: dynein regulatory complex subunit 6 (The sequence of the model RefSeq protein was modified relative to this genomic sequence to represent the inferred CDS: deleted 2 bases in 2 codons): MAVANTEPVLKECDLKHCLPQIYKALLTASCLSCPSDPIQFLKNTLLAFQGHDSLQDVDWHKFVVDAKQLTATTTSLTCRTVDTAYMDPDDNMLSFCLFEKAYTCYRKSLTSSYFRKWKRFTAQSKRDTVELALKMDETKRHFERKCQRVALTKWLNWAKLRKKKQAAATEKLERLINACRLKRIIAAWCNVAKDSKRTKEYFKKLEMGFIEISNKDHQIGCDGLSVLPSSLSLKIFQYLELRDWLNCAKVCCTWKAIIQSGTLWSQINFSVEKDWITDSTMKQILQNYSIFVTHLNLRGCTSLTWPSLKCIVECRDLQELNVSECFNVTDMMVQRIVEGCPCLLYLNLSCTLVTNNTLRELSRNCLNLQYLSLAYCYRFTDKGFLYLTTGKGCHKLIHLNLSGCTQMTVNGFKYISTGCPSLKEVVIDDMPTLSDSCVVALLARCHCLSAISLLDASHLSDVAFKAIAEVATLKTFSTEGNNQLSDVSWKALCSSSQGLRRLHAAECPRMTDTSLKSVATLKNLQYLDISLCNKVSDVGIKYLTEGSSVTKLRELNISHCSYITDISVMRIAQRLCKLHHLNLSYCERLTDTSLEWLSGSSISSLDISGCNIQDQGLAAVEGVRLRKLVLAECVYITDIGIEKLCKNVRDLEHVDVSHCVALSDPAIRAISFYCRGLVTLQMAGCPKMTDMAVQYLTSGSQYLRELDVSGCVLLTDRTPRHLERICPPLCSITMTCCRGISRRAALKLQPRVEHWEHSNDYSPYWFGYNMGQIVPPVTRPIKTDDTWEVVEKHSMITRAASTERI, encoded by the exons ATGGCTGTAGCAAACACAGAACCTGTTTTGAAAGAGTGTGATTTGAAACACTGCCTGCCTCAAATATATAAG GCCCTGTTGACAGCTTCATGCCTGTCATGTCCCAGTGACCCAATACAGTTTCTGAAAAACACTCTCTTGGCCTTCCAGGGACATGATAGTCTTCAGGATGTAGACTG GCACAAGTTTGTTGTTGATGCCAAACAGCTCACTGCAACAACCACCTCTCTGACATGTAGGACTGTGGACACAGCCTATATGGATCCAGATGACAACATG CTGTCCTTTTGTCTATTTGAGAAGGCCTACACCTGTTACAGGAAAAGTTTAACAAGTTCTTACTTCAG GAAGTGGAAGAGGTTCACTGcacagagcaagagagacacCGTAGAGCTGGCTCTTAAGATGGACGAGACAAAGAGGCACTTTGAGAGGAAATGCCAGCGGGTTGCACTCACCAAATGGTTGAACTGGGCAAAGTTACGCAAGAAGAAACAGGCCG CTGCCACTGAGAAACTTGAGAGACTTATAAACGCTTGTCGTCTTAAGCGCATCATAGCTGCATGGTGTAATGTTGCAAAGGACTCAAAGAGGACAAAAGAGTACTTTAAG AAGTTGGAAATGGGTTTTATAGAGATCAGCAACAAAGACCATCAGATCGGATGTGATGGACTCTCAGTGCTCCCtagcagcctctcattgaag ATCTTTCAGTATCTAGAACTACGAGACTGGCTGAATTGTGCCAAGGTGTGTTGCACATGGAAAGCTATC ATCCAGTCAGGCACACTGTGGAGTCAG ATCAACTTCTCTGTAGAGAAGGACTGGATAACAGACAGCACAATGAAGCAGATTCTGCAGAACTACAGCATATTTGTGACTCATCTTAACTTGCGGGGCTGCACATCACTTACATGGCCCAGCTTGAAATGTATCG ttgAATGCAGAGATCTCCAGGAGCTCAATGTATCAGAGTGTTTTAATGTCACT GATATGATGGTTCAGAGGATTGTCGAGGGCTGT CCCTGCCTGCTCTACTTGAACCTTTCCTGCACGCTTGTAACAAACAACACTCTAAGAGAACTGTCCAG GAACTGTCTCAACCTTCAATACCTGAGTCTGGCCTACTGCTACAGATTCACAGATAAAGGCTTTCTGTACCTGACCACAGGAAAGGGCTGCCACAAACTCATCCACCTCAACCTGTCCGGCTGCACTCAG atGACAGTAAATGGGTTCAAGTACATTTCTACTGGATGCCCTTCACTGAAAGAGGTGGTGATCGATGACATGCCCACACTTTCAGATAGCTGTGTTGTG GCACTACTTGCCAGATGCCACTGTTTGTCTGCCATTTCCCTGTTGGATGCTAGTCATCTTTCCGACGTCGCCTTCAAAGCCATCGCTGAAGTAGCCACGCTGAAGACTTTCAGCACAGAGG GTAACAACCAACTCTCAGACGTCAGCTGGAAggctctgtgcagcagctcaCAAGGCCTCCGCAGACTCCACGCTGCAGAATGTCCCAGAATGACCGACACCAGTCTCAAATCTGTAGCCACCCTCAAGAACCTGCAATACCTGGACATCTCACTTTgcaacaa GGTGAGCGATGTTGGGATTAAGTACTTGACTGAAGGCTCCTCAGTCACCAAACTGCGAGAGCTGAATATCAGTCACTGCAGTTACATCACTGACATCTCTGTCATGAGGATTGCTCAAAG GTTGTGTAAACTGCACCATCTCAACTTGAGTTACTgtgagagactgactgacacaaGTCTGGAGTGGCTGAGTGGCAGCTCTATCTCCTCTCTTGACATCAGCGGTTGTAACATCCAGGACCAG GGGCTGGCTGCTGTCGAGGGAGTTCGCCTGAGGAAGTTAGTTCTTGCTGAGTGTGTCTACATCACAGACATTGGCATAGAG AAACTATGCAAGAACGTGAGAGATCTGGAACATGTTGATGTGTCTCACTGTGTGGCTCTGTCTGACCCGGCTATCAGAGCCATTTCATTTTACTGCAGAGGTCTGGTCACACTGCAGATGGCAGGTTGTCCCAAg ATGACAGATATGGCAGTGCAGTATCTGACAAGTGGATCTCAGTACTTACGAGAGCTTGATGTGAGTGGCTGTGTTCTTCTCACAGACCGCACGCCTCGACACTTAGAGAGGATCTGTCCTCCGCTCTGCTCCATCACAATGACCTGCTGCCGTGGCATCTCCAG GAGGGCCGCCTTAAAGCTGCAGCCACGTGTGGAGCACTGGGAGCACAGCAATGACTACTCTCCATACTGGTTCGGGTACAACATGGGCCAAATAGTGCCTCCAGTAACAAGACCCATCAAGACTGATGACACCTGGGAAGTGGTGGAGAAGCACTCAATGATAACAAGAGCAGCAAGTACAGAGAGGATATAA
- the LOC108875207 gene encoding leucine-rich repeat-containing protein 17, which produces MHVTSCLLFSFLILLLLSSIEMKKPGRGRGLKGARHKLTRDRARGTGRHSRSGPSRLVSPACSESTESGDFFVDCQDRRLSSIPSSQTWSKAPKHLLMARNRIKVLRDGALFGYESLTSLDLQQNQISLVEEGAFQGLTRLTTLLLQHNRLGTLSEEALIPMPNLRYLRLYDNPWNCLCPLDSLIRTLQVPSNRNFGNHARCAEPIRLKGMKMKQVDPELLCKESDPTGDPQGDQTNPIEPVEPSPIRSKPDATTSCHIYIFPEMRMDCSKRGLTEVPTGIPDDVVHIDLSYNSIRHLRARDFQGARSLRTLILSNNYMEHIDTASLSGLLHLRELDLSDNSLHFVQYGVLEDLYFLSQLKLGGNPWVCDYSIHYMVYWLRLHPGVRHSGLFCRSPPEHTGESAEAYVHSYNRECPKDRQHSRTDQDETNPELWNTPMEVQGELEEELEPSHLRVPQKYQIIRLS; this is translated from the exons ATGCATGTGacctcctgtctcctcttctccttcctgatcctcctcctgctctcgtCCATTGAGATGAAAAAGCCGGGGAGGGGCAGAGGCCTCAAAGGAGCAAGGCACAAGCTCACACGGGACAG AGCACGAGGCACTGGGCGCCACAGCAGATCGGGCCCCTCCAGACTTGTGTCACCTGCCTGCTCAGAGTCGACAGAATCTGGAGATTTCTTCGTGGACTGTCAGGACCGACGTCTCTCTTCCATTCCCTCTTCACAAACCTGGTCCAAAGCCCCCAAACACCTCCTTATGGCTCGCAACCGGATCAAGGTCCTTCGTGATGGAGCCCTTTTTGGATATGAGAGTTTAACTAGTCTAGAcctgcagcagaaccagatCTCTTTAGTGGAGGAAGGAGCCTTTCAGGGCCTGACACGCCTTACAaccctgctgctgcagcacaacCGCCTGGGAACACTTAGCGAGGAGGCCCTCATCCCCATGCCAAACCTTCGCTATCTTCGTTTATATGATAATCCCTGGAACTGTCTCTGCCCTTTGGATAGTCTCATACGCACCCTTCAGGTCCCAAGCAACCGGAATTTTGGAAATCATGCCAG GTGTGCAGAGCCCATCAGGCTAAAAGGCATGAAGATGAAGCAGGTTGACCCTGAGTTACTCTGTAAGGAGTCAGACCCGACCGGCGACCCACAGGGCGACCAAACAAACCCCATTGAACCTGTAGAGCCAAGTCCAATACGCAGCAAACCAGATGCCACCACATCCTGCCATATCTACATTTTCCCTGAAATGCGAATGGACTGCAGTAAACGAG GTCTAACTGAGGTGCCCACAGGTATTCCAGATGATGTTGTTCACATTGATCTGTCCTATAATTCGATCCGTCATCTCAGAGCCAGAGATTTCCAAGGCGCAAGGAGCCTCAGAACCCTTATCCTCAGTAATAACTACATGGAGCATATCGACACAG CATCTCTGTCTGGGCTCCTGCACCTCAGAGAGCTGGACTTGTCTGACAACAGCCTGCATTTTGTCCAGTATGGGGTTCTCGAAGACCTTTACTTCCTGTCTCAGCTAAAACTGGGAGGAAACCCTTGGGTGTGTGACTACAG CATCCACTACATGGTGTACTGGCTACGTCTGCACCCAGGAGTGAGGCACTCTGGCCTGTTCTGTCGCTCCCCTCCTGAACATACTGGGGAGAGTGCGGAGGCCTATGTGCATTCCTACAACAGAGAGTGTCcaaaagacagacagcacaGCAGAACCGATCAAGACGAAACAAACCCAGAGCTTTGGAACACACCGATGGAAGTGCagggagagctggaggaggagctggagccgAGCCACTTGAGAGTGCCGCAGAAATACCAGATCATCAGACTGTCCTGA